GGTCCGTCCGGCGGTCGACGCGGACGAACCTCGGCTCGTCGAGATGTACGAGCGGTTCGACCGACCCGACCGCGCACAGGGACTCCCACCCGTGAGCCGCCGACGGCGCGTCGAGTGGATCCGATCGATGCTGACCAAGGGGAACAACGTCGTCGCCGAGCGGGACGGCGAGGTGCTCGGGCACGCGATGTACACTCCGACCGACGCGCCGGTCCCCGAACTCGCCGTCTTCGTCCACCCGGGCGCGCAGGACCGCGGCGTCGGGACGGAACTGTGCCGACACGTGATCGCCAACGCCGCCGCGGCCGGCCGCGAGGGGATCGAACTCCACGTCGAGACCGGGAACCGCGCCGCCCGGTCCGTCTACGGGACGGTCGGGTTCGAGGTCGTCGAGCGGCGCGCGGACCTCCGGATGCGGCTCGACCTCGACGACCCGGTCGCGACCGAGGTGCGCTGGCCGCCGCTCGCCCGCGAGGGACCGGCGGAGCCCGCGGTCGAGACCGCGCCCGGCGGCTCCGGGCCCGGGCGGTCGCCGGCGGACGACTGAGGCGGTGCCGCGGACCCGTTCGTCCGCTCCCCGTCGCCACCGCAACCGTTAGGCCTCGCCGACCCGAGGGTACCGTAACCGTGGACGACGCCATCGAGTGGCTGCGGAACCGCCCCTTCTACGAGGGACAGATCGCCGACCACCGGCGGCTCCCGGCCCGCGAGCCGGAGTTCGCCGACGTCGACCTCGAACCCCGGCTCGCCGACGCGCTCGCGGACCGCGGCGTCGACCGGCTGTACCGGCACCAAGCCGACGCGATCGAGGCGGTCCGCGACGGCGACGACGTCGTCCTCGCGACCGAGACGGCGAGCGGCAAGTCGCTCGCGTACACCGTCCCCGCCTTCGAGGCCGCGATGGACCGCGGCGCGCGGACCCTCTACATCGGGCCGCAGAACGCGCTGATCGCGGACCAAGAGGAGTCGCTCTCGGACCTCGCCGCCGGGCTCGGCTTCGGGAGCCGCGTCTCCGTCGACTCGTACACCGGGCGGCTCTCTCGGTCCGAGAAGCGCGACGTGCGCGACCGCCGCCCGACCGTCCTCCTCTCGAACCCGGACATGCTCCACTACGCGCTGTTGCCCTACGCCGGGCGGCTGTGGGACTGGTTCTTCTCGTCGCTGGAGTACGTCGTGATAGACGAGGTGCACAGCTACCGCGGCGTGTTCGGCTCGCAGGTCGCGCTGACGCTTCGCCGGCTCGCGCGGACCTGCGAGCGGTTCGGCTCGTCGCCGCAGTTCGTCTGCTGTTCGGCGACGATCAACAACCCCGTCGACCACGTCGCGACGGTCACCGGCCGCGACCCCGAGGGGATCGCCCTGGTCGACGAGGACACCTCGGGCCGCGGCCCGCGCGACTGGGTGCTGTGGAACCCGCCGGAGTACGACGACGACTGGCAGGAGCGCGGGAGCGGTCGCCGGAAGTCGAGCCACACCGAGTCGAAGCGGCTGTTCGTCGACCTCGTCACCGCGGGCCAGCAGACGCTGGCGTTCACCCGGGCGCGACAGACCGCGGAGCAGTACGCGACCGACAGCGCGAGCGACCTCCGCGAGCGGGGCGAGCGCGACCTCGCCGGGAAGGTCGGCGCGTATCAGGCCGCGCTCACCGACGACCGCCGCCGCGAGATCGAGTCGGACCTCCACGCCGGCGACCTCCGGGGCGTCTGGTCGACGAGCGCCCTCGAACTCGGCGTCGACGTGGGCGGCCTCGACGCCGTGGTGCTCGACGGCTACCCCGGCACGCGCATGTCCGCCCACCAGCGCGCGGGGCGGGCCGGCCGCGGCGACGACCCCGCCTTGGTCGTGATGGTCGGGGGCGAGGACCAGCTCGACCAGTATCTCATTCGCAACCCGGGCGACTTCTTCGACGCGCCGCCGGAGGACGCGATCTGCGACCCGGAGAACGGTCAGCTGATGCCCGGGCACGTCGCCTGCGCGGCCGACGAGAACTGGCTCTCGCCCGAGGACGAGCGCTTCTTCGGCGACTCGTTCCCGGGCGTCGTCGCCGACCTCACCGACGAGGGCGTCCTGAACCGGCGCGAGGCCGCGGCGGGGACGCGCTGGGTCCACGCCGGCGGCTCCAGTCCGCAGCAGTCCGTGAACCTCCGCACCGCGGAGGAGCGCGAGATATCGCTGATCGAGCGGTCGAGCGGCGAGACGGTCGCGACGCTCGGCTTCGCCGACGCGCTCCGCGACGCCCACCCCGGCGCGATCTACCACCAGCAGGGCCGCACCTACGAGGTGGTCGAACTGGACCTCGACCGCGACGTGGCCGAGCTCCAGCAGTCGTGGGCGGACTACTACACGCAGGTGCGCTCCGACAAGGACATCGTCGTGAACGACGACCTCGACGAGCGCACGCTCTCCGCGCGCCCCGACGTTCCGGTCCGGTTCGCGGACGTGACGGTGACGGAGCAGATCACGGGGTTCGTCAGGAAGGACGCCGCCACCGGCGAGTCGCTCGGCGAGTCGACGCTCGATCTCCCGGAGACGACGCTGCGGACGAAGGCGCTGTACTTCCCGGTCCCCGAGGACGTCGAGCGCGAGATGCGGGCCTTGGGGGACCCGCTCGACGGCGACGCCGAGACCCCCGGCGCGAGCGGCGACCTCGCGTCGGACGGGGGGTCCACCGGGGACGGCGACGGCGAGCCGATCCCGGGCGGCGAGTACGCGTTCAACGGCGGGATCCACGCCGCGGAGCACGGCATCATCTCGCTGTTCCCGTTCCACCTGCTGTGCGACCGCGCCGACGTCGGCGGCATCTCGACGCCGCACCACCCCCACACCGAGGGACCGGCGGTGTTCGTCTACGACGGGTATCCGGGCGGCGTCGGACTCACGCGCCGCGGGCACGGCCGGATCGAGGAGCTGATGACCCGGACGGCGCGGCTCATCGACTCCTGCGACTGCGAGGACGGCTGTCCCGCCTGCGTCCAGTCGCCGCACTGCGGCAACGGGAACGACCCGCTGGCGAAAGCGCCGGCCGTCAGCCTGCTCGAATCGCTCACCGGGACGCGAACCGACGGGTGAAGCGACCGCTCCCTCGGTCCCGGTGAGATCACTCCCCCGATCCCGGTGAGACCACCCCCTCGATCCCGGTGGTTTCACGGTGGACGCGTCCGTGGCGATCCCATGGAGCTGTTCTGGCACCGGCGGGACCTCAGAGTCGCCGACAACGTCGGGCTCGCGGCCGCGACGGGGGCCGGCGTCGAGGGGGCCGACCGAGGGCCGGCCGCGGCCGTGTTCGTCTTCGATCCCGACGTGCTCGACCACGCGAGCGACGTGCGAGTGCGCCGCCTGCTCGACGGCCTCGCCGCGCTGCGCGACGACTACCGCGAGCGCGGGAGCGACCTGCTCGTCGCCCGCGGCGACCCGGAAAACGTCCTTCCGCGGCTCGCGGAGGCGCTCGACGCCGAGCGCGTCGTCTGGAACCGCGACTACTCCGGGCTGGCGCGCGAGCGCGACGCCGGCGTGCGGCGGGCGCTCGACGCCGTCGACGTCGAGCGCGAGGCCCACCAAGACGCGGTCCTCCACGACCCGGACGCGATCCGGACGAACGCGGGCGATCCCTACTCGGTGTACAGCTACTACTGGAAGAAGTGGACCGACCGCGCGAAGGACGATCCGCGTCCCGCGCCGACCACGGAGGGGCTCGTCGACGCCGACGCGCTGGCGGCCGCGGTCGGGTCGGAGGCCCGCGCCGACGGGGGCGCTGCGGTCGACCGGGTCGCCGTCGGCGACCTCCCGACGCCCGCCGACCTCGGCTTCGCTGAGCCGGACGCCGAGACCGGTCCCGCCGGCACCGCCGCCGCCCGCGAGCGGCTCTCTGCGTTCCTCGACGAGGCGGTGTTCGCCTACGAGGCCGAGCGCGACTACCCGGCGAAGGAGGCGACCTCGCGGCTCTCGGCGTTCCTGAAGTACGGCGAGATCGGCGTCCGAGAGGCGTACGCGGCGACCGCCGACGCGATGAGCGAGGCGGAGTCGGACGACCGGCCCGACGACGCCCCGGAACAGGTCGAGGAGTTCCAACAGCAGCTCGCGTGGCGGGAGTTCTACACGCAGGTGCTGTTCCACAACCCCGAGGTGGTGACGGAGAATTTCAAGACCTACGAGGAGGGGATCGAGTGGCGCGACGACCCCGAGGAGATCGGCGCGTGGAAGCGCGGCGAGACGGGGTATCCGATCGTCGACGCCGGGATGCGACAGCTCCGCGAGGAGGCGTTCATGCACAACCGGGTGCGGATGATCGTCGCCTCCTTCCTCACGAAGGACCTCCTCGCGGACTGGCGGCACGGCTACGACCACTTCCGCGACCGTCTCGCGGACCACGACACCGCCAACGACAACGGCGGCTGGCAGTGGGCGGCCTCGACGGGGACCGACGCGCAGCCGTACTTCCGCATCTTCAACCCGATGACGCAGGGGGAGCGCTACGACCCCGACGCCGAGTACATCAAAGAGTATGTGCCGGAGCTGCGCGGCGTCGACGCCGACCTGATCCACGAGTGGCACGAGCTGTCGCCAACCCGGCGCGCGAACGCCGCGCCGGAGTACCCGGCACCGGTCGTCGACCACTCGGAGCGCCGCGAGGAAGCGCTGGCGATGTACAAGCGGGCGCGCGGCGAGGACCCGGAGGAGTAGCGACTCCCGGAAGTACCGCCCCGTGCCGGACCTCACTCGGCTGCCTGCGTCTCGACGACCGCATCGATCAGCTCGTTCACCGGAAACGCGCCGTCGTAGTCGAACGACGCGAAGACGGCGTCGTATCGGTCGGCGGGGAAGAGAAACACCAACACGTCGTCGAAAACAGGGTCTGAGCGTCGTACCGGCTCTCCCCGATGAGCTCCCTGAAGTCGTCGCCGGTGATCTGGTTCGACATCACCAGCTGGTACGCCTCGTCGAGGTCGCGGTCCGAGTAGACGTCCTCTAAGTCCTCGCGCACGTGTTCGACGTCGAACGAGACGCTCCGCAAGTCCGCGACGACGCGGGGAGTGGGGCCGTCGAACGCAAGGATGGCCTCGGAGATGGTCGACATGTCAGCGTTGTTTCACCCACGCCGTGATAAATCGGCCCGTGCCGCCGCGGCGGTGGTTCCTCCCGATCAGAACAGCGCCTCGCTCTCGTCGAGGACGCGCGCGGGACCGCCGACCTCCCACACGTCGGTGTCGATACCGACCTCCGCGATCCGGCTCTCCACCTCGTCGACGTGGTCCGCGACCGTGTTGACGTACACCGACGCGCCCGTGTCCGTCGAGAAGTAGACGGGGACGCCCGACTCCCGGAGCTCGCGGACCGCGTTGAACACGGCGATCGTCTCGGGCTGCCAGTACACCCAGCCCGCCGGGCCGGTCATCGTCGTGGCGGTCAACGACAGCGAGTCGTGCTCGGCCGTCTCGAAGATCCGGTCGAACTCGCCCGCGCGGAGCGCGTCGGTCATCTCGACCAACTGGTCCTGAACGTGGGCGGTCCGCGCCTGCATCATGTGGCTCGCGGCGGCCTCGCGGTGGGCCTCCTCGGTCTCCTTGTACGCGGGGACGTGCGCGGCGACGATCCGGAGGTCCTCCTCGGGGTCGAAGCCGTCCTCGCTCACGCCCACGTCGAGCCGGTGAGAGCGACAGTCCTCGTCGTTGAGTCCGGCGTCGAGCCGCGAGTACGCGCCGGTGACGGCGCGGGCCGCAGAGGAGGAGCCGCGGCGGGCGATGGTCGAGACCTCCGGGAGCGAGCGGTCGAGTCCGGCGGCCTCGACTAAGGCGAGCGCGGCCGCCGCGAACCCGGACGACGAGGACCCGAAGCCGATGTTCGACGGGAAGGAGTTCTCGCTCTCCAGCCGCACGGCGGCGTCGACGCCGGCCAGTTCGCGGACGTGGTCGACGACCATGTCGATGCGCTCGGCCGCCCGCCCGTCGACTTCCTCGCCGCCGATGACGTAGGTGTCCTCGCTCGCGTCGGGCTGCCACTCGACGGTGGTCGTCGTCGCGGTCGGGGCGGTACAGAGGCTGATGCTGTCGTGGTACGGGAGTCGCAGTTCCTCGTCGCGCATCCCGTGGTACTTGACGAGCCCCTGGATCGGGTGGGCTCGCGCGGTGGCCTTGCCGGTCATGTCTCGGGAAGCGTCCGGCGGGGGATTAGTCGTT
This genomic stretch from Halorubrum hochsteinianum harbors:
- a CDS encoding cryptochrome/photolyase family protein; translated protein: MELFWHRRDLRVADNVGLAAATGAGVEGADRGPAAAVFVFDPDVLDHASDVRVRRLLDGLAALRDDYRERGSDLLVARGDPENVLPRLAEALDAERVVWNRDYSGLARERDAGVRRALDAVDVEREAHQDAVLHDPDAIRTNAGDPYSVYSYYWKKWTDRAKDDPRPAPTTEGLVDADALAAAVGSEARADGGAAVDRVAVGDLPTPADLGFAEPDAETGPAGTAAARERLSAFLDEAVFAYEAERDYPAKEATSRLSAFLKYGEIGVREAYAATADAMSEAESDDRPDDAPEQVEEFQQQLAWREFYTQVLFHNPEVVTENFKTYEEGIEWRDDPEEIGAWKRGETGYPIVDAGMRQLREEAFMHNRVRMIVASFLTKDLLADWRHGYDHFRDRLADHDTANDNGGWQWAASTGTDAQPYFRIFNPMTQGERYDPDAEYIKEYVPELRGVDADLIHEWHELSPTRRANAAPEYPAPVVDHSERREEALAMYKRARGEDPEE
- the mvaD gene encoding phosphomevalonate decarboxylase MvaD; this encodes MTGKATARAHPIQGLVKYHGMRDEELRLPYHDSISLCTAPTATTTTVEWQPDASEDTYVIGGEEVDGRAAERIDMVVDHVRELAGVDAAVRLESENSFPSNIGFGSSSSGFAAAALALVEAAGLDRSLPEVSTIARRGSSSAARAVTGAYSRLDAGLNDEDCRSHRLDVGVSEDGFDPEEDLRIVAAHVPAYKETEEAHREAAASHMMQARTAHVQDQLVEMTDALRAGEFDRIFETAEHDSLSLTATTMTGPAGWVYWQPETIAVFNAVRELRESGVPVYFSTDTGASVYVNTVADHVDEVESRIAEVGIDTDVWEVGGPARVLDESEALF
- a CDS encoding DEAD/DEAH box helicase, with amino-acid sequence MDDAIEWLRNRPFYEGQIADHRRLPAREPEFADVDLEPRLADALADRGVDRLYRHQADAIEAVRDGDDVVLATETASGKSLAYTVPAFEAAMDRGARTLYIGPQNALIADQEESLSDLAAGLGFGSRVSVDSYTGRLSRSEKRDVRDRRPTVLLSNPDMLHYALLPYAGRLWDWFFSSLEYVVIDEVHSYRGVFGSQVALTLRRLARTCERFGSSPQFVCCSATINNPVDHVATVTGRDPEGIALVDEDTSGRGPRDWVLWNPPEYDDDWQERGSGRRKSSHTESKRLFVDLVTAGQQTLAFTRARQTAEQYATDSASDLRERGERDLAGKVGAYQAALTDDRRREIESDLHAGDLRGVWSTSALELGVDVGGLDAVVLDGYPGTRMSAHQRAGRAGRGDDPALVVMVGGEDQLDQYLIRNPGDFFDAPPEDAICDPENGQLMPGHVACAADENWLSPEDERFFGDSFPGVVADLTDEGVLNRREAAAGTRWVHAGGSSPQQSVNLRTAEEREISLIERSSGETVATLGFADALRDAHPGAIYHQQGRTYEVVELDLDRDVAELQQSWADYYTQVRSDKDIVVNDDLDERTLSARPDVPVRFADVTVTEQITGFVRKDAATGESLGESTLDLPETTLRTKALYFPVPEDVEREMRALGDPLDGDAETPGASGDLASDGGSTGDGDGEPIPGGEYAFNGGIHAAEHGIISLFPFHLLCDRADVGGISTPHHPHTEGPAVFVYDGYPGGVGLTRRGHGRIEELMTRTARLIDSCDCEDGCPACVQSPHCGNGNDPLAKAPAVSLLESLTGTRTDG
- a CDS encoding GNAT family N-acetyltransferase, which gives rise to MSPDTASVACDAWDGSECEGTPHCPPRCPRFVDEEGARWTVRPAVDADEPRLVEMYERFDRPDRAQGLPPVSRRRRVEWIRSMLTKGNNVVAERDGEVLGHAMYTPTDAPVPELAVFVHPGAQDRGVGTELCRHVIANAAAAGREGIELHVETGNRAARSVYGTVGFEVVERRADLRMRLDLDDPVATEVRWPPLAREGPAEPAVETAPGGSGPGRSPADD